One Chlamydiales bacterium genomic window, TTCTATTTGTGAAAAAACAACAATTGAAATGCTATTACTTCGTATTTTGCGTACTCACAAAAAAATTTCAATTGATCAACTCATTGAACGCTTAATTACTCTAGAATCAAAAATAACTGATCATCAAAAAAATACAGATACTCTTCCTAAACCTTTGCAATCAACAAATCAGAACACACCATCTATTCAACAGAGTTCTATAAAAACCCAACAAGCCTCCTCTGAGCTAGAGTCTGTTAAGAAGCAGAGCCGTTACGATACATTAATGCGATTTGCAGCTAAGGAATTAAATGGAGCTTTTAAAAAGGAGTAAAAAATGGGTAGTGGATATGCCAAAAAAAAGAAAGAAGCTAAAATATTGCATAAAAAATTTGAGGAAATGCAAGAAAAACTCAAAGATGAGAAAGTTGAAGGTAGTGCTGGAAATGGCCTTGTCTCTATCACATTGAATGGTGAACACGAAATGATAAATATCAAGATTAAACCAAAATGCGTTGATCCTGAAGATACTGAAGGTTTAGAAGATTTGATTCGTTCTGCCTATAACGAAGCGAATATGAAATTAAAAAAGAGTTCTGCGGCAGAGGTTGGATTACACGGGTTTAATTTTTGATTGGAATTTGGTATAAGCCTCTTCTAAAAACTCTTCTACCTCCATCGATGTAGAGAGTAAAAGTGCTTTTTCAGTAATTGCGCGTGCATCAATTATTGAGAGATGACGAATAATATTTTTGATCATAGGAATTGAACGAGAAGAGACTGAAAAATCGTGCACACCAAGGCCGAGTAACAAAGGGATATAACGTGGATCAGCTGCCATTTCACCACAGATAGAAATAGGTTTTTTCTCGCGATTCCCTTCTTCAACGACAAGTTTAATCAAACGCAAAATACTAGGATGTGTTGGAGTATAAAGGTAGCTCATCATAGGATTATCACGATCAACAGCCAAAGAATACTGAATAAGATCATTTGTCCCAATCGATAGGAAATCGCATTCTTTAGCTAAAAGATCACAGGTAATTGCTGCAGAAGGGACTTCTATCATGCATCCAATCGGAATATTATGTGCAAATGGGATTTTCTCCCTGAGCAATTCTTCTTGTGCTTCTCTAACAATTTCTTTTGCTTCACGTAACTCCACCACACCTGAAATCATAGGAAATAAAATACTCACCTCACCAAAAGCACTTGCTCTTAAGATTGCTCTAATTTGAGTTTTAAAGACATTCCGTTCCTTTAACATCAATCGAATTGCACGACAGCCTAAATAAGGATTGTTCTCATAACGACTCATATGAAAGTTTCCCAATTTATCCCCACCAATATCAAATGTACGAATGACTGAACGATACCCCCCTACTTTTTCAACAATTCTTCGATAAATTAGAAATTGTTCTTCTTCAGAAGGAAAGACTTCACCAGCCAAAAAGAGATACTCCGAACGAAATAGTCCCACTCCCTCTCCCCCATACTCATCAAGGCGATCTACTTCATTAAACATTTCAATATTCGCTGACAAATATATCTTGTATCCATCTGTAGTCTGAGCTTGAAGTTGAATAGAGTCTTTAAGATCATTAATATGAATTTTTAACTTCTTTTTCTCTTGTTGATAGAAAGCCACTGTCTCTTTCTTGGGATTAATTACGACTTCTCCTGAGCCTCCATTCACAATGACTTGAGGAGGAACTGAAATAGAAAAATCAGGGAAATCCACATTAGAAACAAAAGGAATCCCTCTTGCACGCGCCATAATCGCAACATGCGCAGTTTCTGCTCCACTTCGAGTGACAAAGGCTTCTATTACTTCTGTATTTGCTTCAGCTGTATTTGAAGGAGAGAGCTCATGGGCAAATACAATCGATTTGTAATTTAATCTAGAAAGTTTATAACGTTCATGATTCCGTAAATGACCAATAATTCGACGAGAAATATCTTGAAAATCTTTTAGTCGTTCACGAAAAACGACATTGGAAATTTTGCGAAATTGCTCTTCATATTCACCAATTGCTGTTTTAAATATATATTCAATATTCTTTCCTTTTTGACGAATTGCCTCTTCAATGCCAACTGTCATAAAAGGATCTCTTGTAATTTCAAGGTGAGAACCTAAAATTGCAGCGGCTTCACTACCTCCTTCCTTAAGTAAACGTTTTTGGAGAAAAATGAGATCATTACGAGAACTTTTTAATGCACTGTAATAACGATCCACTTCATTATCAATTTGGTCATCTGGAATAGAAAACTCAGGAATATTTTCTTCAACAGTCGCAAAGTAGAAGGGCCTTCCGATGGCAATCCCAGCACAGATTGGATAACCTCGAAGGTATATCTCTTTTTTATTATCCATTAATTACCCTCTCTCCAAACTGATTTTCAAAACTCTCGATCAGACGATCCATTGTTTTCTGAGCATCAATCCCTTTGACAGTAATTGTAATCATGGAGTTTTTTTGTGCTGCAAGCATTAAAACATTTAAAATACTTCGTGCATCAATCGTTCTTTTTTTATGAGTAAACGTCACTTCGCTTTTAGAATCTTGTAACAACTTTACAATCAGTGCGGCTGGACGAGTATGTAATCCAAGTTGATTAGTAATACGTATCTTTTTTTTTACTGTTTCTTCACTCATACGCTGACTTTCTCTTTCTGAAATATCATTGAAATTAATTTTGCATTGTATTCCTTTCCAGAATGATATCCCATCTTTTTTAAGCGGTGATTTAGAATAATTGCTTCAATCAGAAGGGGAATATTACGTCTAGGAGTCACAGGAAGAAGGTGATAAACAACTTTCATACCTAAAATAGTCACAGTGTTTTCTTCAATTCCAACACGATCATACATATGCTCCTGATTCCATATTTCTAGTTTTATGATTAGATCAAGTTCTTTTTTTTCTTTTATACTTATAGCACCGTAAAGTTGAGCAATATTAATAATCCCAATCCCTCTAATCTCCATATGATGACGAGAAGGCTCTAATCCATAACCTTCTAGTTTTTCCTCACGCAACCGAATTTTAACTAGATCATCTGCAATAAGACAATGTCCTCTTTCAATCAAATCAAGAGCAGCATCACTCTTGCCTATAGAAGGATCTCCTTGAATAAGTACTCCAAATCCAAAAATCTCCATAAAAGAGCCATGACAAGAAATCGAAGGCATGAATCGGTCTGTCAAAAGAAAGGTCAGCTTAGTTATGAGCTCTACTGTTGACAGGGGGGTTTGAAAAAGAGGAATCTGCTGTGCATCGCACAGTCTATACAAGTCTTTCATTGGAGGATAATCGGAAGAAATAATAAGAGCAGGTGTTTTATCTATTAGAAGATTCTTTAATCGAGATATCCGAACAAAACTCCCTAAATGATTTAGATAATCAAACTCTACTTTTCCAAAAACAAGGATTCTTTTTTTTATATCTTCTTCTAAATATCCAACTAAACTTAATCCTGGATTTTGAACTTCAGGCAAATAGATCTTTCTATTCAATCCCTTCCGTCCATGAATGAGTTTGAGTTTCAAAGTCTCACCACATTCCTGATATAAATCTTTGACTAAATACATCAGATATGCTTGATATCCTCTAAATAGAAAATCAGCCAATTTAAAAAAGTTGGAAAAGCAAAATTGTTTTCTAAATGATCAGGATCAAGAAAATTACTGATTCTTCGATCATGTAGCGAAAAATAGATATTCCCCATTTCTTCTTCTGGACACCAATCGAGATAAAAACACTGATAGCAATGAAGCTCAAAAGATTCATAAAAAGAAATCAAGTGAGACGTGTCAATTTCTTCTCCATCAGGACGAATAAGAATTTCTTCCGATAACAAATACTGAAACTGTTGATAAACACGTGCCATATCTTGAGATTTGATTAACCCTCTATCAGTATATTTACAAAAACCATCATGAATATGTAAAAAGGCTAAGTAATCAGAAGGGAAAGTCACATAGGGAAACTGACGACAAAGACGATCAAAAGCTAAATCAGTGATAGGAGGGTTCCCGTGAAAAAACCCTGCAGCTTCTTTTAATGCATACACCATGTGGATATCAAAAGGATGGCCCGGTTTGAGTTGTGTTGCAAAAATTTCAATATCTTCTAAACTTTCAAAAAATGTCCTTAGCCTTGCCTCTAAATGATTTGATCTCTGAGAAATACAGGGCAGCTTTGATAGCCAAAATTCATAAGTAAACTCAATTCTATCTTCTTGGGATAGACGGCTTAATTCAAACCATCCTCGTGGAAGAAATGGGGTTTTAAAACAAAGTTCATCCCATTTCAAATCAACTACACGATGCAAAGGAATTACATGATGAAAATACATCTCATCTTCTGGAAAGAAATACTTATAAAACTGTTCATCCATAGAAGAAAAGCATATACAATTTTATAGAAATTATGAAACAAGTTTGGATTCGATACCCCGCGCTCTTTTATGGGCTCACACTGTTTCTTGGGACCTTGTTTGCCCTTGCTTCTCCTCTAGCCATTCTTCCCCTCTTTCTTTTAATGAATAAAGAGAATGTTTTCAAAGGGGCTCTTATTTTTCTTATTCCAATGGTTTATCTTTATCATGTGTATATCTTTCCCCCTTCCGATACGGTTGTCTCTGGGAAATTTTATATACAGTCAATTCAAGAAAGCAGAAGTATCACAAAAGGATGGAACTACCGGGGTCTGCTTAAAACTCCTACAGGATCTCTTGCTTGTTTAATACATAGTAAAACTCGCTATCTTGCTAATCAGATTTACCAGATCCATGGAAAAGCTTATTCCGAAAGTGGGTATTTTTATTTGATCAAGGAAGCTGAATGGATGGCACTTTATAAGACCTGCTCACTTGTTGAGATGCGTTATCAAGCAAAAAAATGGGTCAGAAGCTATATCAAGAGACATATCAAAAATAGACGCTCTGCTCAATTTTTAACTGGGATGATCACAGGTTCCCTTGAAGATCCCATGCTAATCCAGGAATTTAGTCATCTTGGCCTATCTCATATCATGGCAATTTCAGGATTTCACTTCGCTTTACTCACTCTCTTTATCCATTTATTGCTCCACCTATTTTTGCCTCCAAAAGGAGAAGCTTGTCTCTTAATTTTCATCTTAACGATCTATCTGCTCTTCATTGGAGAAAGTCCTTCTATCCAAAGAGCCTGGATCGTGACTCTGCTCTTTCTTATAGGGCAAATTTTTGAACGATCCTCACAACCCCTGAATTCTCTAGGAGTCGCTCTTTTTATTGTGATCTTTCTTAATCCCCTTTCAGCTATCACTCTAAGCTTTCAACTCAGCTTCCTAGCCACAGCAGGCATTTTAGTTCTCTATCAACCTCTTAATCAACTTCTACAACTTTGGATTCCGAAAATTTCTTTAAAAGAAGCCCTAGCCCATAGACTGATTTGGCAACATTTTTATTTTTTAGCAGCACTGATTCGAGAAGCTCTTACTCTCACACTTTCTGTACATCTTGCCCTTCTTCCTCTATTGCTTTATCACTTCCATACTTTTTCTCTCAACAGCCTCATCTATAATCTCTTTTTTCCTTTTTGTGCGAGCCTTGCTCTTTTTCTTTTTATCATCAGTATTCTTACAGGTGGTCTTCTCCATCCCCTTAACAACTGGTATTGTGGATGGTTACTAAAACTTACAGAATCTCCTCCTATTCTTTTTAAAACTTTTTTCTTAGAAAAAATCTCTCCTGAATTATGCACAATTTACATGAGTGTACTATTCAGTCTTGCCATCTATTGGACCTATCGTCCACAAAAAAAAACAGAGATGTAGGACTATCTTGCTTATTCTAAGATCAGAATGGATTTGAGAGTTTTTTGGATAGATCACTAAGATATTTTGCCTCTCAATATCTCTTTATAGAAGCTTCTATATCCATCGTCAATCTCTTCCTTATTCATGAGGAATAAGCTCGATGTGTGATTTTTCAAAATTAGAGATTTTATAGGACTAGAACTCAGTCTGATTCAATGAGGTACAATTTTCCTCTCTTTTTCTAAATCTGAGTATCTTATGATCCAATCCTTAAATCACAAAAATTGGTCTAAAGCATTTTTAGAGATACTTAAATACAATGAAATCTCTATTTGTAGAGTTTCTGATTTCGAATGAAATCAATACATTTAAATTTCGCAAAAATATAGCTAGAGTCTTCGAATAAATCTAAGGTAGCTCATCCTATCATAATTGCTAAAGCAATCACATATTGTTTCTTAGGGTTCATCCTCATCTTCTTCACTATCTACTTCTTTGATCATTTTAAAAAAATCATTTACCTCTTCTAACTCTTTATTCTCCTCTTCTCGGACATCAGGAGAAGATTGAACTTCTTGTTCTACAAGAGACCTATAATTTTCTATTCGAGAGTCTTTTAAGTAATTGACTTCTAATTCTTCTCCTAATCCTTCACTGTTACCGTCTAACAATAAATGATTAGATAAAAATGAACTAGACAAGTATTTGTCTTCTAGCAATTTTCCCTTCTCTTCTGCTTCCTCTATTTTTTGCTCAACCGTTCTATGATCCTCCGGGTCTAGATTACTATCATTCAAGTCTAGATAACTTCTTGAAAGTGAGATAGATGAGATGTTAATTATTGTTGATTCTCCGCCTGTTTCTTCTTGTTGTTTTTGATCGATCTGCTTAGATGACTCATGAGATCTTAATTCATTAAATGCCTCTTTTAACATAACTTTAAGTAAATGCTTGCGTTTGTCGTTAGATACATTTTTTTGTTTGGATAAATCTTTATTTAAAATATTTTTCCATGAAAAATTTTTAACCTGATCTTTAATTTTATTAATAAAACCATTTCGCTCTTCAGGTGTAGCACACAACTTCCCAAAAACTTGATCTGATGTTTTAATCACTATTAGATAGTCATTATTTTTACTTCCAGTAATATAACTCTTCTGTGGAAGGTTTATAAAATTTTTCTTATCAAGTGACTTAAATTTGCCTTGATTAAACATTTGATTAAAAAAATAATCATCCTCAACAGTACCTAGCTCTTGTTGTTGTCGATAGATTGAGTTCTGTAATTCTTTGTTTATTTTTATTGTCTCTTCAGTTGGATTTAGCTGGGGATTTGGTAAACATTCGCTTTCTAGCATTAATGGTGCCTCTACAAAAAGTAAACGATTCAACAATTCCTCGTTATCTTTATTCGCAATCTCTTTTTTTTGCTGTTGAGAGGGAGAACAATCCTCTTCTTCCGGTGGAAGAAGATCCTGATTATCTTGATCCTCATTATGACTCAGCTCGTTGTTGTTAAGATAGGCATTAATTTGTGGTGTATGAGATTGAGATAATGCTATTGGATCACAAACTTGTTTTGGAGATAGATCTGGTTTCAAACTTGCTGGTGGAAGGTCTTGGGTCGAATTGCGTACAACTGAGAGGGATTCTATGTTCTGTTCTTTTACTTCTTTCGCATATTTTAACTGAAGTGCTTTAAGAGCAGCCAAGATCACTAATCCTCCCCCTATACCCATAAAAGCTATCGTATATTCTTCCTTAAAGCTTCCCATGTTCTTCAATCCAAACCAACCTCGATGCATTCCAAACATGACTAAACCGATCGTAAAGACAATGACCCCTAATGCTAATGCTGTAATTAGTAGATTCCGATTCGATTTCGAAATTCGATTCCTCTTGATACTATTTATAAGTGGTATTTCTTGTTGAGATAACTCTAATTTCTGATTTGATGTTTGTGATGTCATGGACTACTTAAATTGTTTCAAAAAATATATATTTAAAAAATGGAATTAAATTAAAAAAAATTAAAAAACTTTAAAGTCATAAGTTAACATTTTAATAAATTTCAATTTTTTTTAAACTAAAAAAATTATAACATACTAATATGTTGATAGATGGATTAATGGGGATATGGTTCTTTGATAAAAGAGACGAAATAGAGAAGCGTTGCAATCGTCTTACTATCCCGAATAGTTCCAGCTTTGATCATTTCCAAGGCCTTCATTAACTTAATCACTACGACCTTGATCTCTTCCATCGCATCAAGTTTCTGGATGCGTTGAGTTAGATCTGTTGCTCGGTAAATATAAAGTTTTTCATTACAAAAACCAGGAGTTGAGTAGCAATTAAACAGGTGTGTGATCTCTCCAGCTCGATATCCTGTTTCTTCTTCAAGTTCACGAGCTGCACACATTAGAGGATCTTCTTGCTTTTCAAGCGTTCCAGCAGGAAGCTCCCATAAAACTTCTTGAACAGCCTCACGCCTATTTTGAATGAGAATAATCCTCTCTTTATCAAGCAAAGGTAAAATCACTACTGCTCCAGGATGAGAGATAATTTCTTGACAGATAGTTTTACCTTGCGGATCTTCTACTTCAATGGAAAGAAAATCGACTCTTTTACCATGAAAAAGTTCTTTAGGATTTTTATATTGGTACATCAATACCGAGCTAGCTTACGAATGGCATTTTCAAGGTCAATAGATTGAGGAAGAACTTCATTTTCAAGAGATTTACTATAAGGCACAACACTATCAAATCCACATACACGATGAATAGGACCATCTAAATACTCAAGAGCCTGCTCAGCCACCTGAGCAGAGATTTCAGCTCCAAAACCACAATTACGAGGAGCCTCATGAGCAATTAAAAGTTTGCCTGTTTTTTTGACAGAGGCAAGGATGGTCTGATGATCAAGGGGAACTAGGGTACGTAGGTCAATGACTTCAATAGAAATCCCCTCTTTAGCCAGTTTTTCTCCAATCTCCCAAGCCATTACTACCATCATCCCCCAACAAACTACCGTGATATCTAATCCAATTTGAACAATATTGGCTTGACCAAATGGAAGAAGATAATCTTTTGGAGGCTCTAGACGTGCACAAAATTTTTGTTGACGATAGAGTCCTTTATGCTCGAGAAAAATCACTGGATTCGGATCTCGAATTGCTGTTTTAAGTAAGCCTTTTGCATCAGCTGCGTTACTTGGAATGACCACTTTAAGACCTGGACAATGAGTTAAAAATCCCTCAATACTTTGAGAATGATAAGGACCTCCTTGAATATATCCGCCGTAAGGCATACGCACCACAATAGGGACCTGCCACTCTCCATTTGAACGGTAATACAAACTAGAAGCTTCATTAAAAAGTTGATTAATTCCTGTCCAGAGGTAATCTGCAAACTGTATCTCAGCAACGGGTTTGTGCAAACCATCGACCCCCATCCCAATCGCCATCCCAATAATCGTCGATTCAGCAAGAGGAGTATTAAAACAACGAGAATCCCCGTACTGATCAGTCAAACCTCGAGTCACACCAAACACTCCACCTTTCCCATGAGCAACATCTTGACCAAAAACAACCACATTTTGGTCATAAGCCATTTCTTCACTTAAGGCATGATTTAATCCATCCATCATCACAATTTTTTCTCCTTCTCCTTCTCCTCTACAAGGAGGAGGAGCAAAAGGAACAAAAATATGAGACCGACTACTGCCTTTTTTAGGAAAAGCTATGGAATGAGCTCTAAGAGCCGCTTGCTCAACTTCTTCTAGTGCTTCTTTTTGCAACTGGCTGATATCAGATGCATAAGCCTTGTTTTGTTGCATTAACCAATCTTCAAGTCGATGCATTGGATCACGTTGATTCTCGTTCTCGATCATCTCTTTGGTTTGATATTTCTGTGGGTCATCACTATTGCTATGAGGAGCAAGACGAGGCACATGAGCAACAAGAAGAGTAGGTCCTTGACCAGCTCTCCCTCTTCTGATAGCTCCTGCCATTGCCTCAGTCGTTTCTTCATAATCTGTCCCGTCAATCTCATAGACTTCAAGTCCTTTATAACCACGGGCCATCGAGGCAATTGTCCCACCTGCAGTCTGTTCTTTAGATGGCACAGAAATTGCCCACCCATTATCTTGAATGACAAAAATTACTGAAAGCAAATGGATAGAGGCAAAATTGAGGGCTTCATGAAAATCTCCCTCCGAAGTGGCACCATCCCCTGCTGAAACATAGACGATATCTTGATTTTTTAGACGTTTATTCGCCCAACCACGACCCACTCCATGTAAAAACTGAGAGCCAACTACACTGGACTGACAAATAATTCTTAATGCTTTATGAGAATAATGGTTGGGCATCATACGCCCTCCAGAATGGTTTTTAGTCTCACGTCCTAAAAATGCACCAAAGAGTTCTGTAAGATCACATCCTAATCCAATGACAAAGCCTTGATCTCGGTAATAGGGAAGAGACCAATCGCGTCCTGATTCAAGCATTTGTCCACAAATCACGCCAACGAGTTCATGGCCTGCTGAAGAAAGTTGAAAAGTTCCACCCTTGTTTTGCTTCGCAAGAATGGCCATTTTTTTATCAGCAAAACGAGAAATATAGATAAGCTTTAAAACATTCAATCTCTTTT contains:
- a CDS encoding NUDIX hydrolase, with amino-acid sequence MYQYKNPKELFHGKRVDFLSIEVEDPQGKTICQEIISHPGAVVILPLLDKERIILIQNRREAVQEVLWELPAGTLEKQEDPLMCAARELEEETGYRAGEITHLFNCYSTPGFCNEKLYIYRATDLTQRIQKLDAMEEIKVVVIKLMKALEMIKAGTIRDSKTIATLLYFVSFIKEPYPH
- the ptsP gene encoding phosphoenolpyruvate--protein phosphotransferase produces the protein MDNKKEIYLRGYPICAGIAIGRPFYFATVEENIPEFSIPDDQIDNEVDRYYSALKSSRNDLIFLQKRLLKEGGSEAAAILGSHLEITRDPFMTVGIEEAIRQKGKNIEYIFKTAIGEYEEQFRKISNVVFRERLKDFQDISRRIIGHLRNHERYKLSRLNYKSIVFAHELSPSNTAEANTEVIEAFVTRSGAETAHVAIMARARGIPFVSNVDFPDFSISVPPQVIVNGGSGEVVINPKKETVAFYQQEKKKLKIHINDLKDSIQLQAQTTDGYKIYLSANIEMFNEVDRLDEYGGEGVGLFRSEYLFLAGEVFPSEEEQFLIYRRIVEKVGGYRSVIRTFDIGGDKLGNFHMSRYENNPYLGCRAIRLMLKERNVFKTQIRAILRASAFGEVSILFPMISGVVELREAKEIVREAQEELLREKIPFAHNIPIGCMIEVPSAAITCDLLAKECDFLSIGTNDLIQYSLAVDRDNPMMSYLYTPTHPSILRLIKLVVEEGNREKKPISICGEMAADPRYIPLLLGLGVHDFSVSSRSIPMIKNIIRHLSIIDARAITEKALLLSTSMEVEEFLEEAYTKFQSKIKPV
- a CDS encoding YbaB/EbfC family nucleoid-associated protein produces the protein MGSGYAKKKKEAKILHKKFEEMQEKLKDEKVEGSAGNGLVSITLNGEHEMINIKIKPKCVDPEDTEGLEDLIRSAYNEANMKLKKSSAAEVGLHGFNF
- the hprK gene encoding HPr(Ser) kinase/phosphatase — its product is MYLVKDLYQECGETLKLKLIHGRKGLNRKIYLPEVQNPGLSLVGYLEEDIKKRILVFGKVEFDYLNHLGSFVRISRLKNLLIDKTPALIISSDYPPMKDLYRLCDAQQIPLFQTPLSTVELITKLTFLLTDRFMPSISCHGSFMEIFGFGVLIQGDPSIGKSDAALDLIERGHCLIADDLVKIRLREEKLEGYGLEPSRHHMEIRGIGIINIAQLYGAISIKEKKELDLIIKLEIWNQEHMYDRVGIEENTVTILGMKVVYHLLPVTPRRNIPLLIEAIILNHRLKKMGYHSGKEYNAKLISMIFQKEKVSV
- a CDS encoding HPr family phosphocarrier protein; its protein translation is MSEETVKKKIRITNQLGLHTRPAALIVKLLQDSKSEVTFTHKKRTIDARSILNVLMLAAQKNSMITITVKGIDAQKTMDRLIESFENQFGERVING
- a CDS encoding thiamine pyrophosphate-dependent enzyme, which codes for MDAFKTVKKRLNVLKLIYISRFADKKMAILAKQNKGGTFQLSSAGHELVGVICGQMLESGRDWSLPYYRDQGFVIGLGCDLTELFGAFLGRETKNHSGGRMMPNHYSHKALRIICQSSVVGSQFLHGVGRGWANKRLKNQDIVYVSAGDGATSEGDFHEALNFASIHLLSVIFVIQDNGWAISVPSKEQTAGGTIASMARGYKGLEVYEIDGTDYEETTEAMAGAIRRGRAGQGPTLLVAHVPRLAPHSNSDDPQKYQTKEMIENENQRDPMHRLEDWLMQQNKAYASDISQLQKEALEEVEQAALRAHSIAFPKKGSSRSHIFVPFAPPPCRGEGEGEKIVMMDGLNHALSEEMAYDQNVVVFGQDVAHGKGGVFGVTRGLTDQYGDSRCFNTPLAESTIIGMAIGMGVDGLHKPVAEIQFADYLWTGINQLFNEASSLYYRSNGEWQVPIVVRMPYGGYIQGGPYHSQSIEGFLTHCPGLKVVIPSNAADAKGLLKTAIRDPNPVIFLEHKGLYRQQKFCARLEPPKDYLLPFGQANIVQIGLDITVVCWGMMVVMAWEIGEKLAKEGISIEVIDLRTLVPLDHQTILASVKKTGKLLIAHEAPRNCGFGAEISAQVAEQALEYLDGPIHRVCGFDSVVPYSKSLENEVLPQSIDLENAIRKLARY
- a CDS encoding ComEC/Rec2 family competence protein; this encodes MKQVWIRYPALFYGLTLFLGTLFALASPLAILPLFLLMNKENVFKGALIFLIPMVYLYHVYIFPPSDTVVSGKFYIQSIQESRSITKGWNYRGLLKTPTGSLACLIHSKTRYLANQIYQIHGKAYSESGYFYLIKEAEWMALYKTCSLVEMRYQAKKWVRSYIKRHIKNRRSAQFLTGMITGSLEDPMLIQEFSHLGLSHIMAISGFHFALLTLFIHLLLHLFLPPKGEACLLIFILTIYLLFIGESPSIQRAWIVTLLFLIGQIFERSSQPLNSLGVALFIVIFLNPLSAITLSFQLSFLATAGILVLYQPLNQLLQLWIPKISLKEALAHRLIWQHFYFLAALIREALTLTLSVHLALLPLLLYHFHTFSLNSLIYNLFFPFCASLALFLFIISILTGGLLHPLNNWYCGWLLKLTESPPILFKTFFLEKISPELCTIYMSVLFSLAIYWTYRPQKKTEM